Proteins encoded by one window of Bacteroidia bacterium:
- a CDS encoding zinc ribbon domain-containing protein YjdM produces MSVLPPCPLCHSIYTYENGNLMVCPECFYEWNPEEQQAVSEEISGTDNGKVFDANGNELQNGDAVIVIKDLPVKGAPKPVKAGTKVKNIRLVEGNHNIDCKIEGFGSMALKSEFVRKA; encoded by the coding sequence ATGTCTGTTTTACCACCTTGCCCGTTATGCCATTCAATTTATACTTATGAAAATGGCAATCTGATGGTTTGTCCTGAATGTTTTTACGAGTGGAATCCCGAAGAACAACAAGCTGTATCAGAAGAAATATCCGGTACAGATAATGGAAAAGTTTTTGATGCTAATGGTAATGAACTTCAAAATGGCGATGCAGTAATTGTTATTAAAGATCTTCCTGTAAAAGGCGCACCCAAACCGGTAAAAGCAGGCACCAAGGTTAAAAATATTCGATTAGTAGAGGGCAATCATAATATAGATTGCAAAATAGAGGGTTTTGGTTCAATGGCATTAAAGTCTGAGTTTGTCAGGAAGGCATAA
- a CDS encoding helix-hairpin-helix domain-containing protein, whose protein sequence is MKKKPPFHNLRSIFKQYNTFTYSERKGIIVLSIIIVVLLLTLYGLKFYEPPITVSTSRLDSAVAQWSLLQAESKVVLKDSTSLSENILPQPTKKLFPFNPNNLADSLWANLGLSERQIASIKKYEARGGRFRIRSDVKKLFVITPLFYDSIYPYLLLPDSLPEFQTTKYVTDSIKSKKEIIIAPIEINLADAEEWQLLPAIGVGRAAAIVAYRNKLGGFTSVKQLLEINSIVDSVFEKINPYLLCNIKPIQKININTDDAYSLKHPYISSSLATIIVNYRKMHGDYKSIEQLRDLKIIKPTEFEKLAPYLVVKF, encoded by the coding sequence ATGAAAAAGAAACCGCCTTTTCATAACCTACGGAGTATTTTTAAACAGTACAACACGTTTACTTACAGTGAGCGCAAAGGTATAATCGTATTATCTATTATTATTGTTGTGCTGCTGCTGACACTATACGGACTTAAATTTTATGAGCCGCCTATCACTGTCAGCACAAGTCGTTTAGATTCTGCTGTTGCACAATGGAGTTTATTACAAGCCGAATCTAAAGTTGTATTGAAAGATTCAACTTCTCTTTCAGAAAACATTTTACCACAACCTACAAAAAAACTTTTCCCTTTCAATCCAAATAATTTAGCCGATTCACTCTGGGCCAATTTAGGTTTGTCTGAAAGACAAATTGCATCCATCAAAAAATATGAAGCACGTGGCGGGAGATTCAGAATTCGGTCAGATGTAAAAAAACTATTTGTCATCACACCTTTGTTTTACGACAGTATTTATCCTTATCTGCTTTTACCTGATTCATTACCAGAATTCCAAACGACAAAATATGTGACAGACTCCATCAAATCTAAAAAAGAAATAATTATTGCGCCTATTGAAATAAATCTGGCAGATGCCGAAGAGTGGCAGCTGCTTCCTGCCATAGGTGTAGGAAGGGCAGCGGCAATTGTTGCATACCGAAATAAATTAGGTGGATTTACTTCTGTTAAACAATTGCTTGAAATCAACTCCATTGTGGATTCTGTTTTTGAAAAAATCAATCCATATTTACTCTGTAACATAAAGCCCATTCAAAAGATAAACATTAATACCGATGATGCCTACAGCCTTAAACACCCATACATCAGCAGCAGTCTGGCAACTATTATCGTAAATTACAGAAAAATGCATGGTGATTACAAATCAATAGAACAATTACGCGATCTGAAAATAATTAAACCTACAGAGTTTGAAAAACTGGCACCCTATCTTGTCGTGAAGTTTTAA
- a CDS encoding acyltransferase: MDYFKHESSYVDDGCTIGKGTKIWHFSHIMSGCRIGEGCNIGQNVVISPDVVLGNNVKVQNNVSLYTGVVCEDDVFLGPSMVFTNVTNPRSAVNRKNEYKKTVVKKGASIGANATIVCGHDIGRFAFIGAGAVVTKDVADYALMAGNPARQMGWMSEYGHRLQFDKDGQAVCPESGEKYLLKNNQVTKI; encoded by the coding sequence ATGGATTATTTTAAACATGAATCGTCCTATGTTGACGATGGATGTACCATAGGAAAAGGTACCAAGATATGGCACTTTTCACATATTATGTCCGGTTGTCGCATTGGCGAAGGTTGTAATATTGGTCAAAATGTGGTTATCTCACCTGATGTTGTTTTGGGTAACAATGTAAAAGTTCAGAATAATGTTTCGTTATATACAGGCGTTGTTTGCGAAGACGATGTTTTTTTAGGACCGAGCATGGTCTTTACCAATGTCACCAATCCACGAAGTGCTGTAAACCGCAAGAATGAATACAAAAAAACTGTAGTGAAAAAAGGTGCTTCAATAGGTGCTAATGCCACTATTGTCTGTGGACATGATATAGGTCGTTTTGCCTTTATAGGTGCCGGTGCCGTAGTAACAAAAGATGTTGCCGACTATGCACTGATGGCAGGCAATCCTGCCCGTCAGATGGGCTGGATGAGTGAGTATGGTCATCGGCTGCAGTTTGATAAAGATGGGCAGGCTGTTTGCCCTGAAAGCGGAGAAAAATACCTGCTTAAAAACAATCAGGTAACAAAAATTTAG
- a CDS encoding Gfo/Idh/MocA family oxidoreductase, which translates to MSTGKKEKIKFAVIGCGHIGKRHAEMVRRNQECELVAMCDIRPETEVGIADFNVPFFQSVDAMLTSVPDIDVVCVCSPNGVHAEHSLKALEAKKHLVCEKPMALTKADCEKIIFKALQVSRHVFCVMQNRYSPPSVWLKEVIDKNVIGEIFMVQLQCYWNRDERYYKKGGWKGTSDMDGGTLFTQFSHFIDIMYWVFGDITDIQGKFEDFTHQQNTSFEDSGFVNFKFVNGGMGNIAYTTSVWDINLESSITVIGKNGSIKIGGQYMNEVEYCHIKNYNMPKLDPVNPANDYGAYKGSAANHHYIIENVADVLRGRTSITTNALEGLKVVEIIERIYALRKIEKSEIKFHL; encoded by the coding sequence ATGAGCACAGGAAAAAAAGAAAAAATAAAATTTGCTGTCATCGGTTGTGGGCACATTGGTAAACGTCATGCCGAAATGGTTAGACGTAACCAGGAATGTGAGCTTGTTGCCATGTGTGACATCAGACCGGAAACTGAAGTTGGCATTGCCGACTTTAATGTTCCGTTTTTTCAGTCGGTTGACGCAATGCTCACCAGCGTACCGGATATTGATGTAGTGTGTGTTTGCTCACCTAATGGCGTTCATGCAGAACATTCATTAAAAGCATTAGAAGCAAAAAAGCATTTAGTTTGCGAAAAACCAATGGCGCTGACCAAGGCCGATTGCGAAAAAATTATTTTTAAGGCACTTCAGGTATCGAGGCATGTGTTTTGTGTAATGCAAAACCGCTATTCACCACCATCGGTATGGCTAAAAGAAGTTATAGATAAAAATGTCATTGGCGAAATTTTTATGGTTCAGTTGCAATGCTATTGGAATCGTGATGAACGTTATTATAAAAAAGGCGGATGGAAAGGAACCAGCGACATGGATGGCGGAACATTGTTTACGCAGTTCTCGCACTTTATAGATATTATGTACTGGGTGTTTGGTGATATTACAGATATACAAGGCAAGTTTGAAGATTTTACACATCAGCAAAACACATCATTTGAAGACAGTGGATTTGTAAACTTTAAGTTTGTAAATGGAGGTATGGGCAATATTGCCTACACTACATCTGTTTGGGATATAAACCTTGAAAGCAGTATTACCGTAATAGGAAAAAACGGCTCTATAAAAATTGGCGGACAGTATATGAATGAAGTAGAATACTGTCATATAAAAAATTATAACATGCCCAAGTTAGACCCCGTTAATCCGGCAAACGATTATGGTGCATACAAAGGTTCTGCCGCCAACCATCACTACATAATCGAAAATGTGGCCGATGTTTTGCGTGGTCGCACTTCAATTACAACCAATGCCCTTGAAGGATTAAAAGTCGTAGAAATAATTGAGCGTATTTACGCACTTCGTAAAATAGAAAAATCAGAAATAAAATTTCATCTTTAA
- a CDS encoding nucleotide sugar dehydrogenase encodes MYQDILDKKAKVAVIGLGYVGLPIALEFAKKISVIGFDINAERVEKMQNKIDPSGELPAEAFDGCDITFTNSLDVLREARFFIVAVPTPIDDHKLPDLKPLIGASTTIGKVLKKGDYVVYESTVYPGCTEEDCIPVLEEHSGLKFPNDFKVGYSPERINPGDKEHTITKIMKVVSGCDAESLDVIAKVYEIIVKAGVHRASSIKVAEAAKIIENTQRDVNIALMNELSIIFNKMGINTYEVIEASSTKWNFLRFFPGLVGGHCIGVDPYYLTYKAQELGYHSQVINSGRYVNDSMGFYVAKQTVKKMIAKGKDISKSKVLVMGATFKEDVEDIRNSKVTDVVNEFKSFGVTIEVTDPYASSEELVHEYGFGLVDKIGNDYDAVVVAVSHKDYLKMDENYFKSICKPDGVIVDIKGFLRNKIHNLQYWSL; translated from the coding sequence ATGTATCAGGACATATTAGATAAAAAAGCAAAAGTTGCTGTTATCGGCTTAGGTTATGTTGGACTTCCTATTGCACTGGAATTTGCAAAGAAAATTTCCGTAATCGGATTTGACATTAATGCAGAGCGTGTTGAAAAAATGCAAAATAAAATTGATCCTAGCGGAGAGCTGCCAGCCGAGGCTTTTGATGGTTGTGATATAACTTTCACCAACTCATTGGATGTACTTCGCGAAGCACGATTTTTTATTGTTGCTGTTCCTACTCCTATTGACGATCATAAACTACCCGACCTGAAGCCGTTGATAGGTGCATCTACCACCATTGGCAAAGTGTTGAAGAAAGGTGATTATGTTGTGTATGAAAGTACCGTTTATCCGGGCTGTACAGAAGAAGACTGTATTCCTGTTCTTGAAGAACATTCAGGACTTAAGTTTCCGAATGATTTTAAAGTAGGCTACTCGCCAGAGCGAATTAACCCTGGCGATAAAGAACATACCATCACAAAAATTATGAAAGTGGTGTCGGGTTGCGATGCCGAATCGTTAGATGTGATTGCAAAAGTTTACGAAATAATCGTAAAAGCAGGTGTGCACCGTGCCAGCAGTATAAAAGTGGCCGAAGCAGCTAAAATTATTGAAAACACACAGCGCGATGTAAACATTGCACTGATGAATGAGCTTTCTATCATCTTCAATAAAATGGGAATAAATACCTATGAAGTTATTGAAGCCAGCAGCACAAAATGGAACTTCCTCCGATTTTTTCCGGGTCTTGTAGGCGGCCACTGTATTGGCGTAGATCCTTACTACCTTACCTATAAAGCGCAGGAGCTTGGCTACCACTCGCAAGTAATTAACTCAGGCAGATACGTTAACGACAGCATGGGATTTTATGTTGCCAAACAAACCGTAAAGAAAATGATTGCCAAAGGCAAAGACATCTCCAAATCGAAAGTGCTGGTGATGGGAGCTACTTTTAAAGAAGATGTGGAAGATATCCGCAACAGTAAAGTTACTGATGTGGTGAACGAATTTAAATCATTTGGAGTAACCATAGAAGTAACCGACCCTTATGCTTCTTCTGAAGAGTTGGTGCATGAATATGGTTTTGGATTAGTTGATAAAATTGGCAACGATTATGATGCTGTTGTAGTAGCGGTTTCGCATAAAGATTATCTTAAAATGGATGAAAACTATTTTAAGAGTATCTGTAAGCCTGATGGTGTTATTGTTGACATAAAAGGATTTTTAAGAAATAAAATCCATAATCTTCAATACTGGAGTCTGTAA
- the galE gene encoding UDP-glucose 4-epimerase GalE: MKVLVTGGTGYIGAHTVVELMNSGFDVDIIDNLNNSKEDVVDAITKITGKRPYWINIDLCDANEIKNYFKKHKPDAVVHFAAHKAVGLSVEQPLEFYRNNLLSLINLLQCCVANKCNNFVFSSSCSVYGDPDKLPIDENAPVKTAKSPYGNTKKIGEEIITDTVKSSLLQAVSLRYFNPVGSHDSALIGELPTTMPLNVMPIITQVAIGKRKKFVVFGNDYPTPDGSCIRDYIHVVDVAKAHVIAVMRLLNKKNLSAYEVFNLGTGKGFSVLELIHAFEKTIGQKLNFTIEGRRAGDVTAVYADTTLANTVLGWNSERNLNDMIRTAWNWELHLAGRTDFI, encoded by the coding sequence ATGAAAGTGTTGGTCACCGGAGGCACCGGTTATATTGGGGCACACACTGTTGTAGAACTAATGAACAGTGGTTTTGATGTTGATATTATTGACAATCTGAATAATTCAAAAGAAGATGTTGTTGATGCTATTACAAAAATTACAGGCAAACGCCCATATTGGATTAACATTGATCTTTGTGATGCTAACGAAATAAAAAACTATTTCAAAAAGCATAAACCTGATGCTGTTGTACACTTTGCAGCGCATAAAGCAGTTGGGCTTTCTGTTGAACAGCCTTTAGAGTTTTATAGAAACAACTTGCTTTCACTCATTAACCTGCTGCAATGTTGTGTTGCTAATAAGTGTAATAATTTTGTGTTTTCATCAAGCTGCTCTGTTTATGGTGACCCTGATAAGCTACCCATTGATGAAAATGCTCCTGTAAAAACGGCCAAGTCGCCTTATGGCAACACCAAAAAAATAGGCGAAGAAATTATAACAGATACTGTTAAATCGTCTTTACTTCAAGCTGTTTCACTGAGATATTTCAATCCTGTTGGCTCACACGACAGTGCTTTAATCGGTGAACTGCCTACAACGATGCCACTGAATGTAATGCCTATAATTACACAGGTAGCTATTGGTAAACGCAAAAAGTTTGTTGTTTTCGGTAATGACTACCCAACACCCGATGGCAGTTGTATCAGAGATTATATACATGTAGTTGATGTGGCAAAGGCACACGTTATAGCTGTAATGCGATTGCTCAACAAAAAAAACTTGTCTGCTTACGAGGTATTTAATCTGGGAACAGGAAAAGGATTTTCTGTTCTTGAACTCATACATGCATTTGAAAAAACCATCGGTCAGAAATTAAATTTTACCATTGAAGGAAGACGTGCCGGTGATGTGACAGCCGTTTATGCCGACACTACCTTGGCCAACACTGTTCTTGGATGGAATTCTGAACGCAATTTGAACGATATGATACGCACAGCCTGGAACTGGGAGTTGCATCTGGCCGGAAGAACAGATTTTATCTGA
- the rfbB gene encoding dTDP-glucose 4,6-dehydratase, whose product MPKSTIIITGGAGFIGSHVVRRFVNNYADYNIYNLDSLTYAGNLANLKDIENKPNYQFIKGDITDAAFVNRLFTEINPDAVIHLAAESHVDRSITNPLDFIMTNIVGTVNLLNAARNIWIKDKKVADGKRFYHVSTDEVYGSLGETGFFTENTSYDPRSPYSASKASSDHLVFAYHHTYHLPVVLSNCSNNYGSHHFPEKLIPLAINNIKNNKPVPVYGKGENVRDWLYVEDHARAIDLIFHKGKDGEKYNVGGNNEWKNIDLIQLLCRIMDKKLNRAEGTSAMLITFVTDRPGHDLRYAIDSSKLQNELGWQPSLQFEEGLEKTVDWYLANDNWLQQVTSGEYMTYYEHQYATR is encoded by the coding sequence ATGCCAAAAAGTACAATCATTATTACAGGTGGTGCCGGATTCATAGGTTCTCATGTTGTGCGCAGGTTTGTAAACAACTATGCCGATTACAACATCTATAACCTCGACAGCCTGACCTATGCAGGTAACCTTGCCAATCTTAAAGATATTGAAAACAAACCCAACTATCAGTTTATTAAAGGCGATATAACCGATGCCGCTTTTGTTAACCGTCTGTTTACTGAAATCAATCCTGATGCAGTCATTCATCTTGCAGCAGAGTCGCATGTGGACAGGAGCATTACCAACCCGCTTGATTTTATTATGACCAATATTGTGGGCACTGTTAACCTGCTGAATGCCGCCCGCAACATCTGGATAAAAGACAAAAAGGTGGCTGATGGAAAAAGGTTTTATCACGTCAGTACTGATGAGGTTTATGGCTCGTTGGGCGAAACAGGCTTTTTTACCGAAAACACATCATATGACCCCCGCAGCCCTTACTCTGCATCTAAAGCCAGCAGCGACCATCTGGTGTTTGCTTATCATCACACCTACCATCTTCCTGTTGTTTTGTCCAACTGTTCCAACAATTACGGCTCGCATCACTTTCCGGAAAAATTAATTCCTCTTGCCATTAACAACATAAAAAACAACAAACCCGTACCAGTTTACGGCAAAGGCGAAAATGTGCGCGACTGGCTGTATGTTGAAGACCATGCCCGTGCTATTGACCTTATTTTTCATAAAGGAAAAGATGGAGAGAAGTATAACGTAGGTGGTAATAACGAATGGAAAAACATTGACCTGATACAACTGCTCTGCCGTATAATGGATAAAAAACTCAACCGTGCTGAAGGTACTTCGGCAATGCTCATTACGTTTGTTACCGACCGTCCGGGACACGATTTGCGTTATGCCATTGACTCTTCAAAACTTCAGAACGAATTAGGGTGGCAACCCTCATTACAGTTTGAGGAGGGATTAGAAAAAACCGTTGACTGGTATCTGGCAAACGATAACTGGCTGCAACAAGTTACCTCCGGTGAATATATGACCTATTACGAGCATCAGTATGCAACAAGATAA
- a CDS encoding SDR family oxidoreductase: protein MKTETIYERAYHHSSLKDKSFLITGGSGFIGSNIVEYLLVHGAKKVRVLDNLANGYKENIIPFLNHPAFEFMEGDITNADTCKKAMEGIQFVSHQAALGSVPRSLANPLATHHANATGFLNMLWAAKESGIERIVYASSSSVYGDSPELPKREHVTGNPLSPYAVSKMSNELYAYTFSMHYGMKIIGLRYFNVFGPKQNPDNPYAAAIPLFMKALLKNQTAYIYGDGEQSRDFTFVENAVQANIRALFTDHKDAFNKVYNIAVGESISLNKLLEHLMHITGKSIAPVYKDERPGDVRNSLADISRAQMYLGYNPLVKVKQGLALTVPWFQKTFC from the coding sequence ATGAAGACAGAAACCATTTATGAACGCGCCTACCACCATTCATCACTAAAAGATAAAAGCTTCCTCATCACCGGTGGCTCAGGTTTTATAGGCAGCAATATCGTAGAATATCTTTTAGTGCATGGTGCCAAAAAAGTGCGTGTGCTCGATAACCTTGCCAACGGCTATAAAGAAAATATTATTCCTTTTTTAAATCATCCTGCTTTTGAATTTATGGAAGGTGACATTACCAATGCCGACACGTGCAAAAAAGCTATGGAAGGAATACAGTTTGTTTCGCATCAGGCTGCTCTTGGCTCTGTGCCACGCTCACTTGCCAATCCACTTGCCACACATCATGCCAATGCCACTGGTTTTCTGAATATGTTGTGGGCAGCAAAAGAATCGGGCATTGAACGTATTGTATATGCAAGCTCATCATCCGTTTATGGCGACAGTCCTGAGTTACCCAAGCGCGAACACGTTACAGGCAATCCTCTTTCGCCTTATGCCGTTTCCAAAATGTCGAACGAACTGTATGCTTACACTTTTTCCATGCACTACGGAATGAAAATTATTGGACTGCGCTACTTTAATGTTTTTGGTCCTAAACAAAACCCCGACAATCCGTACGCTGCTGCTATTCCGCTATTCATGAAAGCATTATTGAAAAACCAAACGGCATACATTTATGGCGATGGTGAGCAATCGCGCGATTTTACTTTTGTTGAAAATGCTGTGCAGGCAAATATCCGAGCACTGTTTACCGACCATAAAGATGCTTTTAACAAAGTCTATAACATTGCCGTTGGCGAGAGTATTAGTTTGAACAAACTGCTTGAACACCTCATGCACATTACAGGTAAAAGTATTGCGCCCGTTTACAAAGACGAGCGACCCGGTGATGTACGTAATTCACTTGCCGATATCAGCCGTGCACAAATGTATCTTGGCTACAACCCACTGGTAAAAGTAAAACAAGGTTTGGCATTAACCGTTCCATGGTTTCAGAAAACGTTTTGTTGA
- a CDS encoding winged helix-turn-helix transcriptional regulator, with the protein MENFDEYIRQGEPNKAEKVKVWKTAIGLQQVDGLKPSDYLIKTAKQNIEGDITIDEVKKRIDSYYQQHPTKTDEDRTEEADKVSVRIAEILSEQTFTFSPAEYLSIHRRLFTGIYKFAGNIRDYNITKNEWVLNGETVLYASADSLKATFEYDFEHEKKFSYKGLSEQEIIEHIAHFISYLWQIHIFGEGNTRTTAIFLIKYLRKLGFREVNNDLFAENSWYFRNALVRANYEDLSKGIHKTEKFLLRFLSNLLFKENYLLKNREMHVQFVEPVNDLVNKQNDPVKAGNDLVNDPVKANILQQLQQNPNANYAELAEKTGYSAATIKRHIQELKKLGLIKRIGSDKTGHWKIVEK; encoded by the coding sequence ATGGAAAACTTTGATGAATATATAAGACAAGGCGAGCCAAACAAAGCAGAAAAAGTAAAAGTTTGGAAAACAGCTATCGGCTTGCAACAAGTGGACGGCTTAAAACCGTCTGACTACTTGATTAAAACCGCCAAACAAAACATTGAAGGCGACATTACCATTGACGAAGTAAAAAAACGCATTGACAGTTACTACCAACAACACCCAACCAAAACAGACGAAGACCGCACCGAAGAAGCCGATAAAGTTTCCGTACGCATTGCCGAAATATTGAGTGAACAAACTTTCACGTTTTCGCCAGCCGAATACTTGTCCATTCATCGAAGATTATTCACGGGTATTTACAAATTCGCAGGTAATATCCGTGATTACAACATCACAAAAAACGAATGGGTGCTGAATGGAGAAACAGTTCTCTACGCAAGTGCCGACAGTTTGAAAGCAACCTTTGAATACGACTTTGAGCATGAGAAAAAATTTAGCTACAAAGGATTAAGTGAACAAGAAATTATTGAACACATTGCACACTTCATTTCTTACTTGTGGCAAATTCATATTTTTGGCGAAGGCAACACACGAACAACAGCTATTTTCTTAATCAAGTATTTGCGAAAATTGGGTTTTAGAGAAGTGAATAATGATTTGTTTGCCGAAAATTCTTGGTATTTCCGCAATGCACTTGTACGAGCGAATTACGAAGATTTATCAAAAGGCATTCATAAAACGGAAAAGTTTCTTCTTCGCTTTCTATCAAACTTATTATTCAAAGAAAATTATTTGCTTAAAAACAGAGAAATGCACGTTCAGTTTGTTGAACCTGTAAATGATCTTGTAAACAAGCAAAATGACCCTGTAAAAGCAGGAAATGACCTTGTAAATGACCCTGTAAAAGCGAACATCTTGCAACAGTTACAACAAAACCCGAATGCAAATTACGCTGAACTTGCAGAAAAGACAGGCTATTCCGCAGCAACAATAAAACGACATATTCAGGAACTTAAAAAACTTGGTTTGATAAAACGCATTGGAAGCGACAAAACAGGACATTGGAAAATAGTTGAAAAATGA
- a CDS encoding GLPGLI family protein, translating into MKKLFILACLTVCSVTLYAQKLKEGTAHYKIDYTMESDEGGMKGMLPTDANMSFKGDMFMVETTGGMFDQKTISDSKKQESTMLMDMMGNKVAVKITKADIEKEKNKGAKPKVEITNETKMIAGYNCTKAIVKAEGAEPVEIWFTKDLAINNGFSQGYDGIDGMMLEYSVSQKMFTMKMTCTEIKADKVDDKVFEIPSDYKQMTREELMKMSGGGH; encoded by the coding sequence ATGAAAAAACTATTCATCCTTGCATGTCTCACTGTATGCAGTGTAACACTTTATGCACAAAAATTAAAAGAAGGTACTGCCCATTATAAAATTGATTACACCATGGAGTCTGACGAAGGCGGTATGAAAGGCATGTTACCTACAGATGCCAATATGTCGTTTAAGGGCGACATGTTTATGGTGGAAACAACAGGCGGCATGTTTGATCAGAAAACAATTTCCGATTCTAAAAAACAAGAGTCAACCATGCTTATGGATATGATGGGCAATAAAGTTGCTGTTAAAATAACCAAGGCTGATATTGAAAAAGAAAAAAACAAAGGTGCTAAACCAAAAGTTGAAATCACTAACGAAACAAAAATGATTGCTGGCTACAACTGTACTAAAGCCATTGTAAAAGCAGAAGGTGCAGAACCTGTTGAAATCTGGTTTACAAAAGATTTAGCCATTAACAATGGTTTTAGCCAAGGTTATGATGGTATTGACGGTATGATGCTTGAATACTCTGTTTCACAGAAAATGTTTACCATGAAAATGACCTGTACAGAAATAAAAGCTGATAAGGTTGATGATAAGGTTTTTGAAATCCCATCAGACTACAAGCAAATGACACGCGAAGAACTCATGAAAATGAGTGGTGGTGGCCATTGA